GTCAGAGACCTTTTGGAAGGTCAATTCGACTACCAGCCGGCGGGCATCCTCTGCATAACACATCTGCGTTTTTTCACGTGCTCTTCATTGAGAACGCTCATTGAAGACGCAGGATTCAGGATCATGCGATGGGAAAATGTGCACTCGCCCCCGAATAACAATTTTCTTCTCTTGCTGAATAATGCCGCCAAGGCCGGAATAAAACCGGATCTTACAAACCTCTCTACCGAAAGCTTCCATGTCCTCGCGGTCTGCGATTGATATCATCGTTGTCAATTATCGAAGCGCATCCGACGTCATCACGGCGCTGGCCCCCCTTCTTCCCTGGCAGCACGGATGCGTATGGGTGGTCGAAAATACTGAAGATTCTCTCGAAGCCGATTATCTAAGGGAAAAACTTTCCGATCACATCCGACTTTTGACGCCCACTGTCAATCTCGGATTTGGAAAAGGCTGTAATCTGGCCTTTGACTCATCCACTGCGCCCTACATTTTTCTTCTGAATCCCGATGCCCGCATCAAGGAACGCGATATTCTCTTGCTCGCTGAAGAAATGGACTGTATGTCCTGCTGGGGTGCCTTGGCGCCGGCAACTTTCTGGGACCCTGAGCATCGTTTCCTGATTCCGAGCCTCCTTCCGGAGACCCCGACTGTTTGGGCTGCGCTCTCACTCGCGAACAAGCACCCCTGTTTTGCCCGACTTCTCTTCTCTTTTTACCTAAAATGGCAGCAAAGGTTGATGTCCGCCAAAGGAGTCTCAGTCGTCGACTTTCTGAGCGGATCCGTCATGCTCGTGCGACGAGAGGCGGCACTCCGATCCGGAGGACTATTCGATCCACGCTATTTCATGTTTTATGAAGACGCCGACCTTTCCCAAAGGCTAAGGCACCGCGGCTACAAGCTTGGTATCCTGCCAAAGGCCAGGTCTGTGCATGAATGGAGGAACAAACCCTTCAAGCTTCATCTAATGGCAGAAAGCGGGCAAATATACCGCTCCCTACATTTTCCGCTCACATCAAAGATACGCATACCGCTGAATTTATTCGGCCGGGCACTGTGTCAGCCGAACAGTCATCAATGGAGCACAGATTTGGGATCACTCAATGGACCGGCCGAGCTCAACGCACGCCTCAAAGGCAGAGGAGTCATGGCTCTAAGCCCCAACAGGGCAGGAATCCCAGCAATTTTTCGCCCAGCGGGCACGCCGCCGGCCATCTTCGAAAAGGAAGACTGGTCACGCCTGGAGCCAGGAACTTACACCATCGTTTGCGGGGAAATGGACAAAATACGCAAGATTCAATATTGGATGACATTTAAAAAAATGGACCGCCGTCCCGCATAGGACCCATTTTCGAAAGGAAGCCTCCTGTAATGAAGTTTGCAGATTTACCGACAAGGATGTAACGAGCACCTTAATTCATGAAGCGGTGACTGGGGCGTTTGTTCCGTGCGCCTGCCTGTCGGCAGACAGGGCAAATAGCCCCGTCCTTTGGGAGCGGATTTGACTGCAAGGCCTAGTTCAGGGTATGTAGTCAGAAATCTCTTCGTTAACTCGTTCTTGGGCCCAAAAGCATGCGATGGAAACGGATAGGATACCGACTGTTGGCCAGCTCCACTCCTGACCGGGGCGCCGGAGGTGGGGATGAAGCAAGATAAGGAAAGGAGGTGAACATGAAATAGGGATGTCATCTATTAGCGCCCCATAATCCAAAGACCATTTTTTACAAAAAGGGGGCATGCATCATGAGTATGAAAAAACATAGTAAAATTTTCTTGACATTGTGGCTGTGCATCTCACTCTTTACAGCTTTTGCAGGTTACTCGCAGGCAGCGGGCACTCCAGCAGGAGCAATCGCTAACTATGATGGGAAACAGTATGTGGTACTAATCAACTTCAGCTCTGCATATTCAGCGGCACAGATCGATCTTGGAACAAATATAGCCCAGAATCTTATCAACCAATATTCATCTTCGTCGATGACGGCACAGGTATTCACACATACCCAGTTGGCACAGATGGGATGGACAGATGCCGACGCACTGCACGCCGCGCTTGTCCCATACGTTGGGTCTGTCGAGGCCTATTTTTACATAACCGCCACGAAAGTCGCCAATCCCTCATCCGGGACGAATCTTCGATTTGACTTAAAAATTTATACGGAAAGCGTGCCTAATGGGATGTACATAGGAGCTTTTGAGTTAAGCGAGCCTTTAGTTAATAGTTTTATTCAATAACTGTAACTCTCTGGACACTGTTAGTTCTTGTATAGAGATATATTTTACATATCTCTATACAAGAACTCTATAATTTACAAAAAATACTTTTATAAAAATATTGTTCGATGCTACTTTACTGTACAACTAAAAAAATATTAGCTACAGATAAAATACATCGAGCTTATACAAAATTCTCCCTACAAAGGATGAGGCGCTGTACGGCATTTCGTTACTGCCTCGTCCTTTTCTTCATGACTTTCCTGTCTCCTGCCCTAAATGATACCGCCTGGGCGTGGCATACGCTCATGCATCCCATGATCGCACAGCGGGCCTTCGAGACCCTCCCGGAGTCCATGAAGGCGGAGCTGCGGCCCCATGTCCCCACGATCCTCTGGGGATCGACGGTCCCGGATCTCTTGTGGCAGGACTGGGAGAACCACGTCTGGGACGTCCATGGCAGGACAGGCGCCCAGGGCCGGGGACCGGAAAAGATCGCTGAACTTTTGTCTTCCCTTGAGAGGATGCTCGCAGATGATCCGCGTGACTTGAATGAAATCGCCTTTCACATGGGCATCCTGTCGCACTACATCTCGGACCTGAACCAGCCCTTGCATACGGACGACTACGCACCGGCGGAGGTCTGGGTCCACGGGATATACGAGGAAGACGCATGGATCCACGAGCATGAGGTCCCCATCGAGTTTCGGGGATTTTCCCTCTACACCGACCCATACTCGAGCGCACGGTCAGAGGCCGAAAGGGCGAATCACTATTATGAGGCCATAATAAGGGCATACACGGAGGGAAACGGATTTGAAAGCGCCCGGGGGTGACGGCCATCAACCTGCAACGGGCAGTGGATGCGACCGCAAACGCGTGGAGGACCGCCTGGGCCGCGGCCGTTTCGCAAGGGCCGACCATCGGCCTGCGGGTAAACGCGGCCGGCCTTGAACCCGGCGCCACATTTCGACTCTTTGTATCCGTCCTCCCGGGACATGGACAGGACATGGAGGCGGATGTCTACCTCGCGCTCTGGCAGGATGGCTCCGGATTCCTGTTCCTCGCTCCCGATGGCGCGTTCAGACCACAGGCGGCACCCGCCATATCCGCGTGGCAAGTCCGGGCCCTCGAAGAGACGGAATGCCTCGCCGGACTCGTTCCACCACAGGCCCCGCCTGGCAGATACGCATGGTGCGCCGCATTCGTCCGGCCAGGAGGAGACCCGCTGGATCCGGATTCATGGCTGGGGGATCCGGCTGTTGTCCCATCCACCGTGAGGCCCCTCTCCCTCGTCCGCGTCGCAGACCTCTCTGACGAGGTCTATCTGCTTCCGGCTGGAAGACCGGGTGACGAGTCCGTCTCCCTGCTTCCGCTCAGACAGTGGGACTTTCTCTTTCTTGGAGGCCTTACCGACAACCCGGCGACTGCAGAGGACGAAGGCGGGACGGATCCCCTCATCCCTGGGGCATTCAACCACCTGATGCTTTATATGGGCCGGGACCGCTCGGGGACTGCGTACGGGCTGGAAATGACCACAAACCTCTCGTTTGATGATCCGTATCTCCGGATCGTGAGACTGCCGGAACTGGAGCGTGCTCCCGCTGGATCAGAAAACCTCCGCCTCCCTCTTAT
This region of Deltaproteobacteria bacterium genomic DNA includes:
- a CDS encoding glycosyltransferase, giving the protein MSSRSAIDIIVVNYRSASDVITALAPLLPWQHGCVWVVENTEDSLEADYLREKLSDHIRLLTPTVNLGFGKGCNLAFDSSTAPYIFLLNPDARIKERDILLLAEEMDCMSCWGALAPATFWDPEHRFLIPSLLPETPTVWAALSLANKHPCFARLLFSFYLKWQQRLMSAKGVSVVDFLSGSVMLVRREAALRSGGLFDPRYFMFYEDADLSQRLRHRGYKLGILPKARSVHEWRNKPFKLHLMAESGQIYRSLHFPLTSKIRIPLNLFGRALCQPNSHQWSTDLGSLNGPAELNARLKGRGVMALSPNRAGIPAIFRPAGTPPAIFEKEDWSRLEPGTYTIVCGEMDKIRKIQYWMTFKKMDRRPA
- a CDS encoding zinc dependent phospholipase C family protein; translated protein: MHPMIAQRAFETLPESMKAELRPHVPTILWGSTVPDLLWQDWENHVWDVHGRTGAQGRGPEKIAELLSSLERMLADDPRDLNEIAFHMGILSHYISDLNQPLHTDDYAPAEVWVHGIYEEDAWIHEHEVPIEFRGFSLYTDPYSSARSEAERANHYYEAIIRAYTEGNGFESARG